A part of Oryctolagus cuniculus chromosome 15, mOryCun1.1, whole genome shotgun sequence genomic DNA contains:
- the CHST3 gene encoding carbohydrate sulfotransferase 3 yields MEKGLALPQDCRDFGHSLRMRSKYALFLAFVVVVFVFIEKENKIISRVSDKLKQIPQAPAEANSTDPALVLAENASLLSLSELDSAFSQLRGRLRNLSLQLGVEQAEEAPPPPAGAGPRRHVLLMATTRTGSSFVGEFFNQQGNIFYLFEPLWHIERTVSFEPGGANAAGSALVYRDVLQQLFLCDLYVLEHFISPLPEDHLTQFMFRRGSSRSLCEEPVCTPLVKKVFEKYHCKNRRCGPLNVTLAAEACRRKEHMALKAVRIRQLEFLQPLAEDPRLDLRVIQLVRDPRAVLASRMVAFAGKYEPWKKWLAAGQDRLGEEEVQRLRGNCESIRLSAELGLQQPAWLRGRYMLVRYEDVARRPLEKAREMYRFAGIPLTPQVEDWIQKNTQAARDGSGIYSTQKNSSEQFDKWRFSMPFKLAQVVQAACGPAMRLFGYKLARDAATLTNRSVSLLEERGTFWVT; encoded by the exons ATGGAGAAGGGACTGGCTTTGCCCCAGGACTGCCGGGACTTCGGGCACAGCCTGAGGATGAGGAGCAAATACGCCCTGTTTCTGGCGTTTGTGGTGGTAGTTTTTGTCTTCATCGAGAAGGAAAATAAGATCATCTCCAG GGTCTCGGACAAGCTGAAGCAGATCCCCCAGGCTCCGGCAGAGGCCAACAGCACCGATCCCGCGCTCGTCTTGGCGGAGAACGCGTCCCTCTTGTCCCTGAGCGAGCTGGACTCGGCCTTCTCGCAGCTGCGGGGCCGCCTGCGCAACCTCAGCCTGCAGCTGGGCGTGGAGCAGGCGGAGgaggcgcccccgcccccggccggcgCGGGGCCGCGGCGCCACGTGCTGCTCATGGCCACCACGCGCACGGGCTCCTCGTTCGTGGGCGAGTTCTTCAACCAGCAGGGCAACATCTTCTACCTCTTCGAGCCGCTGTGGCACATCGAGCGCACCGTGTCCTTCGAGCCGGGGGGCGCCAACGCGGCGGGCTCGGCGCTGGTGTACCGCGACGTGCTGCAGCAGCTCTTCCTGTGCGACCTGTACGTGCTGGAGCACTTCATCAGCCCGCTGCCCGAGGACCACCTGACGCAGTTCATGTTCCGCCGCGGCTCCAGCCGCTCGCTGTGCGAGGAGCCCGTGTGCACGCCGCTGGTCAAGAAGGTCTTCGAGAAGTACCATTGCAAGAACCGCCGCTGCGGCCCGCTCAACGTGACGCtggctgccgaggcctgccgccgCAAGGAGCACATGGCGCTCAAGGCCGTGCGCATCCGCCAGCTCGAGTTCCTGCAGCCGCTGGCCGAGGACCCGCGCCTGGACCTGCGCGTCATCCAGCTGGTGCGCGACCCGCGCGCCGTGCTGGCCTCCCGCATGGTGGCCTTCGCCGGCAAGTACGAGCCCTGGAAGAAGTGGCTGGCCGCGGGCCAGGACCGGCTGGGCGAGGAGGAGGTGCAGCGGCTGCGGGGCAACTGCGAGAGCATCCGCCTGTCGGCCGAGCTGGGCCTGCAGCAGCCGGCGTGGCTGCGCGGCCGCTACATGCTGGTGCGCTACGAGGACGTGGCGCGCAGGCCCCTGGAGAAGGCGCGCGAGATGTACCGCTTCGCCGGCATCCCCCTgaccccgcaggtggaggactggATCCAGAAGAACACGCAGGCGGCCCGCGACGGCAGCGGCATCTACTCCACCCAGAAGAACTCCTCAGAGCAGTTTGACAAGTGGCGCTTCAGCATGCCCTTCAAGCTGGCGCAGGTGGTGCAGGCCGCCTGCGGCCCGGCCATGCGCCTCTTCGGCTACAAGCTAGCGCGCGATGCCGCTACCCTCACCAACCGCTCCGTCAGCCTACTGGAGGAGCGGGGCACCTTCTGGGTCACGTAG